The following coding sequences lie in one Caloenas nicobarica isolate bCalNic1 chromosome 17, bCalNic1.hap1, whole genome shotgun sequence genomic window:
- the EVI2B gene encoding protein EVI2B produces MANNQVILVLFYGEIWKSLSTVIPLQVSMNERNAYTSTRSPREDKAPLYPRQETGLILPSPGAALTVTAAAPFPEASPEPSDSSWVAALIIGIILTSMLISISIIVLWKCCKRPVPVDSNWAGRSPFADGDTPDVFLDPEQATKRSSVLFMLPWKLKQETNLQQDPTASEKPPGCGSSKESGAGCPGASAPQPAAGPPPCSEPPARAPGSCAPAAAPPEPLDLPPPPDWLRDPTEDHGPEPSEGQERHSGPEEPLPPPPESPSQEMHEPPPQLPQPQHPL; encoded by the coding sequence ATGGCCAACAACCAAGTCATCCTGGTTCTCTTCTACGGAGAAATCTGGAAATCTCTTTCAACGGTCATACCTCTACAGGTTTCCATGAATGAAAGAAATGCTTACACCAGCACCAGGAGTCCAAGAGAGGACAAAGCTCCTCTGTATCCACGGCAAGAAACAGGACTGATTTTACCCAGCCCCGGCGCGGCGCTGACGGTCACGGCAGCAGCTCCGTTCCCCGAGGCGTCCCCAGAGCCCAGCGACAGCAGCTGGGTGGCAGCTCTCATCATTGGCATCATTTTGACCAGTATGCTAATAAGCATTTCTATAATTGTTCTGTGGAAATGCTGCAAGAGGCCAGTTCCAGTTGATTCCAACTGGGCAGGGCGTTCTCCGTTTGCAGACGGAGACACACCAGACGTCTTCCTGGACCCTGAGCAGGCTACCAAGCGTTCATCGGTTTTATTTATGTTGCCTTGGAAATTGAAACAAGAGACAAACCTACAGCAGGATCCCACTGCTTCAGAGAAACCCCCCGGCTGCGGGAGCAGCAAGGAGAGCGGGGCCGGCTGCCCCGGAGCCAGCGCTCCCCAGCCCGCCGCCGGCCCGCCTCCCTGCTCAGAGCCCCCAGCCAGGGCACCCGGCTCCTGCGCTCCCGCCGCGGCTCCCCCCGAGCCCCTGGACCTGCCACCTCCACCAGACTGGCTCAGGGACCCCACTGAGGACCACGGTCCTGAGCCCAGCGAGGGCCAGGAGCGTCACTCAGGACCGGAGGAACCGCTGCCCCCGCCACCCGAGTCACCGAGTCAAGAGATGCACGAACCACCGCCCCAGCTGCCGCAGCCACAACACCCTTTGTAG